In the genome of Montipora foliosa isolate CH-2021 chromosome 3, ASM3666993v2, whole genome shotgun sequence, one region contains:
- the LOC137996947 gene encoding serine/arginine repetitive matrix protein 1-like isoform X1, which produces MADAGFFRGTSAEQDNRFLDKQKKLLKSMRFDDILNKKVDMEKVNLDVIKPWITKKLIEILGFEDDVVMQYVLNMLESEKSPDPRSMQINITGFLQGKNAREFMKELWTLLVSAQENIGGIPSSLLEKKKEEIKQRKLEQERIQANLQKYHGDQQQTEPDSTATDDNIANENGSAAASQDITEEIRKAKEVAQSLAGKESSSKKDQERSKGNSGHSDSSDSDDEVESRKKKESRKSGEEKDETEAPLLAKVKKEKDEEERSRSKFLQPKWRSRLLSSAARPASRDKDGWDNEHDQNVAVAKNPDINVVLTGDSIIKGLSRYPRIWRKYFAPLKSLNFGIGGDRTQHVLWRLQNGEIECDAKVTVVLCGTNNIDKNSPSEIAQGILAIVDYIRKKKPNMSIIVCGILPRDLHPSIRRENIEEVNDELFQYISYSEELADEIVIFLAPEKGWTTKGGQLDQSLYFTDHLHLVEDGNEKLAKSICRLVKELLKADEDNAVSQKRLVKQKEIEDTEKAKKEAAVEKEVKRERSSSRSRSRSRSGGREAKRTRDKKGRRRSRSKSSASRSRSRSFSSSRSRSREKRRRSRSRSPRRVSSYSRKRWSPYRRRRTPSPRRWSPPRRRSPPRRRSRSRSPRRKAPRSPSPRKRSRTESASSHSRSRSASFSSRSSRSRSGSVEKEKKDKGKEKEIEKGKEKDKEEEKDKEIVTEKEQSISLEKSKEAESSPVPPPTHHRSSYKKQEQEQSPVKQPSPSSSSASPSPPPPPVKEEKEEKEEKERSPPVPKSKKTTNRRYRKHSPSPSSSEGEWSPERKKTDSSKDHRRERERSGSPQERRRKRRDSSPSPRRKRRNSSPSPRRKRRDVSRSPPPPPPPPRRKPREYSRSPSPPRRRYQEARSPPRRRRKSDYSPSPPPRERRRRPDPSPSRSRERRKEATPPARRRHRSSSSPPVTRRVDSSPPMGRRGGDGLRSEEKVSKERRRSPEKVAGRRRKRSDRSQSRSSSGSREPPQKPQEDTEPAKKTKSRQARQSASSSASPEPTSAKKKSRETRESPRRSLSKEVSTGKGEGKKRSRSSSPVTTSRDRKRVERKSASLSPERQKSRTSAQVSSASPARKTKSRAKRSASPSPAHPKAARSRASKRSQSSSPEREIKSSSRAGKQSPRPSASPDRRQQSRVSKRDPSGSPPRERVKRKAAAKRSSSEGKSPEPPARKARRSPSVQEQESPKKSPSASPPPQPKKESSNEEQEKTDEKESKGEKKKKHKKHKKHGSSKHKHKRSKHKKRKDKDKSPAQSESVDEDDTETLEKKLREKALQSMQRHNKSPDAHPQPDDD; this is translated from the exons ATGGCGGATGCAGGGTTCTTTCGA GGCACAAGTGCGGAGCAGGACAATAGGTTCCTTGACAAACAGAAGAAGTTACTGAAGTCCATGCGTTTTGACGATATCCTGAATAAAAAG GTGGATATGGAGAAGGTAAATCTGGATGTAATAAAACCATGGATTACAAAAAAACTGATTGAAATTCTTGGTTTTGAGGATGATGTTGTCATGCAGTATGTTTTGAATATGCTAGAGTCTGAAAAG AGTCCAGATCCAAGATCTATGCAAATAAACATCACTGGATTTCTGCAAGGAAAGAATGCCAGAGAATTTATGAAAGAGTTGTGGACTCTGCTTGTGAGTGCACAAGAAAATATTGGAGGCATTCCTTCTTCATtgttagaaaagaaaaaagaagaaatcaagCAACGAAAG ctGGAACAAGAGCGTATTCAAGCAAATCTTCAGAAATACCATGGTGATCAACAGCAAACTGAACCAGATAGCACGGCCACAGATGATAACATAGCCAATGAAAATGGATCTGCGGCTGCATCGCAAGACATCACTGAGGAAATCAGAAAAGCTAAAGAAGTTGCACAGTCACTGGCAGGAAAAGAA AGCTCTTCTAAAAAAGATCAAGAGAGGTCTAAAGGTAACTCTGGTCACTCAGACAGCAGTGACAGTGATGACGAGGTAGAGTCTAGGAAAAAGAAAGAGTCGCGCAAGAGTGGGGAAGAAAAAGATGAGACTGAAGCTCCATTGTTAGCaaaagtaaagaaagaaaaagatgaGGAAGAGAGGTCAAGAAGCAAGTTCCTTCAACCAAAATGGAGATCACGCCTGTTGTCGTCAGCTGCTAGGCCTGCCAGCAGGGATAAAGATGGATGGGACAATGAGCATGACCAAAATGTAGCAGTGGCCAAAAATCCAGACATCAATGTTGTGTTGACTGGAGATTCGATTATCAAAGGTCTTAGTCGATACCCACGAATATGGAGGAAGTATTTTGCACCTCTGAAGTCGCTTAACTTCGGCATTGGTGGTGACAGAACACAGCATGTTCTATGGCGTCTTCAAAATGGTGAAATAGAGTGTGATGCTAAAGTTACTGTGGTGCTTTGTGGCACAAACAATATTGACAAAAACAGTCCCAGTGAAATTGCCCAAGGAATACTAGCCATTGTAGATTATATTCGGAAAAAAAAGCCAAATATGAGCATCATTGTTTGTGGCATCCTCCCAAGAGATTTACACCCTAGTATACGTCGGGAAAACATTGAAGAAGTCAATGATGAACTCTTTCAGTACATAAGCTATTCTGAAGAGCTGGCTGATGAGATTGTGATTTTCTTGGCACCTGAAAAAGGCTGGACTACAAAGGGAGGACAACTAGATCAGTCTCTGTACTTTACAGACCACTTGCACCTTGTGGAAGATGGAAACGAGAAGCTTGCCAAATCAATTTGTCGGTTAGTTAAGGAGCTTCTCAAAGCTGACGAAGACAATGCTGTGTCTCAAAAGAGGCTTGTCAAG CAAAAGGAAATAGAAGATACTGAGAAGGCTAAAAAag AAGCTGCTGTCGAAAAGGAAGTCAA GAGAGAACGTTCCAGTTCCCGTTCAAGATCACGCTCTCGTTCTGGGGGTAGAGAAGCAAAAAGAACACGTGATAAGAAAGGGCGCAGGCGCAGTAGGTCCAAGTCCTCTGCGTCCCGCTCGCGATCCCGATCTTTCTCCTCATCAAGGTCACGCAGCCGAGAAAAGCGAAGACGTTCTCGGTCGCGTTCCCCACGTCGTGTGTCTTCCTACAGCAGAAAACGATGGTCACCTTACAGACGCCGTAGGACTCCATCTCCTAGAAGATGGTCTCCGCCTAGACGAAGATCACCCCCTCGCCGAAG GTCTCGCTCTCGTTCTCCACGACGAAAGGCACCCCGTTCACCTTCTCCTCGCAAACGGTCACGCACGGAATCAGCTTCGTCACACTCACGGTCACGCTCCGCTAGCTTTAGTTCACGTTCATCACGCTCCCGCTCAGGTTCTGTTGAAAAGGAGAAGAAagataaaggaaaagaaaaggaaattgaaaaaggaaaggagaaaGATAAAGAGGAGGAAAAGGATAAGGAAATAGTGACAGAAAAAGAACAATCTATTAGTCTTGAGAAAAGTAAAGAAGCAGAGTCGTCCCCAGTCCCCCCTCCAACACACCACCGCTCATCTTACAAAAAGCAGGAGCAAGAGCAATCACCAGTCAAACAACCTTCGCCTTCGTCCTCCTCGGCCTCTCCCTCGCCTCCGCCGCCCCCAGTGAAGGAAGAGAAGGAAGAAAAGGAGGAAAAAGAGAGGTCGCCACCTGTCCCGAAATCAAAGAAGACAACTAATCGCCGCTATCGGAAGCATTCTCCATCGCCATCTTCCTCAGAGGGTGAGTGGTCGCCCGAGAGAAAGAAAACCGATTCCTCTAAAGATCACAGAAGGGAAAGAGAACGAAGTGGATCCCCACAAGAGAGGAGAAGAAAACGGAGGGATTCTTCACCCTCTCCTAGAAGAAAGCGTCGGAATTCGTCCCCCTCACCGAGAAGAAAGCGAAGGGACGTTTCGCGttcaccaccaccaccaccaccaccaccgaGGCGGAAGCCAAGGGAGTATTCGCGGTCGCCATCACCCCCTCGACGAAGATATCAAGAGGCGCGTTCACCTCCTAGAAGGAGAAGAAAATCAGATTATTCCCCGTCACCCCCTCCCAGGGAAAGACGCCGACGCCCAGACCCTTCACCATCTCGCAGCAGGGAGAGACGAAAGGAAGCAACTCCACCAGCGCGCAGGCGCCACCGATCAAGCTCTTCGCCACCTGTTACTCGTAGAGTAGATTCGTCACCACCTATGGGTCGTCGTGGTGGCGATGGGTTAAGGTCGGAAGAAAAAGTCTCTAAAGAGCGCCGCCGATCACCCGAGAAAGTAGCTGGAAGGAGACGGAAGCGCTCTGATCGATCACAGTCTCGATCATCATCTGGCTCACGGGAGCCTCCGCAGAAACCCCAGGAGGACACGGAGCCTGCGAAGAAGACCAAATCACGTCAAGCCAGACAATCAGCGTCTTCATCCGCATCCCCCGAGCCAACGTCTGCCAAAAAGAAATCACGCGAGACTCGGGAATCTCCTCGCAGAAGCCTCTCCAAGGAGGTGTCCACAGGGAAAGGAGAAGGAAAGAAGCGATCAAGGTCGTCATCACCTGTGACGACCTCACGCGACCGCAAACGAGTGGAACGTAAATCGGCCTCCTTGTCGCCCGAGAG acaAAAAAGTCGAACATCGGCCCAAGTTTCATCAGCTTCGCCCGCCCGTAAAACCAAGTCCCGAGCCAAAAGGTCGGCTTCACCCTCTCCAGCACACCCTAAGGCCGCCCGGTCACGTGCCTCAAAACGGTCTCAATCATCCTCGCCCGAGCGCGAAATAAAATCGAGCTCCCGCGCTGGCAAACAATCACCCAGGCCGTCTGCTTCACCTGATCGTCGTCAGCAGTCCCGCGTTTCCAAGAGGGATCCCTCGGGATCCCCTCCCCGTGAGCGAGTCAAGCGAAAAGCAGCGGCGAAGAGGTCCTCAAGTGAGGGTAAGTCGCCAGAGCCCCCGGCAAGGAAGGCCCGCCGGAGCCCCTCTGTACAAGAACAGGAGTCGCCCAAGAAATCTCCAAGTGCTTCACCACCTCCTCAACCTAAG AAGGAAAGCTCGAACGAGGAACAAGAAAAGACAGATGAGAAGGAGTCCAAgggagaaaagaagaaaaagcacaAGAAGCACAAGAAACATGGCTCATCAAAACACAAACACAAGCGTTCCAAACACAAGAAGCGGAAAGACAAAGACAAGTCGCCAGCG CAGTCAGAAAGTGTGGACGAAGACGACACAGAAACCTTGGAGAAAAAACTTCGAGAAAAAGCATTGCAGTCCATGCAAAGACACAACAAATCGCCAGATGCTCATCCTCAACCAGATGACGATTGA
- the LOC137996947 gene encoding serine/arginine repetitive matrix protein 1-like isoform X2 yields the protein MADAGFFRGTSAEQDNRFLDKQKKLLKSMRFDDILNKKVDMEKVNLDVIKPWITKKLIEILGFEDDVVMQYVLNMLESEKSPDPRSMQINITGFLQGKNAREFMKELWTLLVSAQENIGGIPSSLLEKKKEEIKQRKLEQERIQANLQKYHGDQQQTEPDSTATDDNIANENGSAAASQDITEEIRKAKEVAQSLAGKESSSKKDQERSKGNSGHSDSSDSDDEVESRKKKESRKSGEEKDETEAPLLAKVKKEKDEEERSRSKFLQPKWRSRLLSSAARPASRDKDGWDNEHDQNVAVAKNPDINVVLTGDSIIKGLSRYPRIWRKYFAPLKSLNFGIGGDRTQHVLWRLQNGEIECDAKVTVVLCGTNNIDKNSPSEIAQGILAIVDYIRKKKPNMSIIVCGILPRDLHPSIRRENIEEVNDELFQYISYSEELADEIVIFLAPEKGWTTKGGQLDQSLYFTDHLHLVEDGNEKLAKSICRLVKELLKADEDNAVSQKRLVKQKEIEDTEKAKKEAAVEKEVKRERSSSRSRSRSRSGGREAKRTRDKKGRRRSRSKSSASRSRSRSFSSSRSRSREKRRRSRSRSPRRVSSYSRKRWSPYRRRRTPSPRRWSPPRRRSPPRRRSRSRSPRRKAPRSPSPRKRSRTESASSHSRSRSASFSSRSSRSRSGSVEKEKKDKGKEKEIEKGKEKDKEEEKDKEIVTEKEQSISLEKSKEAESSPVPPPTHHRSSYKKQEQEQSPVKQPSPSSSSASPSPPPPPVKEEKEEKEEKERSPPVPKSKKTTNRRYRKHSPSPSSSEGEWSPERKKTDSSKDHRRERERSGSPQERRRKRRDSSPSPRRKRRNSSPSPRRKRRDVSRSPPPPPPPPRRKPREYSRSPSPPRRRYQEARSPPRRRRKSDYSPSPPPRERRRRPDPSPSRSRERRKEATPPARRRHRSSSSPPVTRRVDSSPPMGRRGGDGLRSEEKVSKERRRSPEKVAGRRRKRSDRSQSRSSSGSREPPQKPQEDTEPAKKTKSRQARQSASSSASPEPTSAKKKSRETRESPRRSLSKEVSTGKGEGKKRSRSSSPVTTSRDRKRVERKSASLSPERQKSRTSAQVSSASPARKTKSRAKRSASPSPAHPKAARSRASKRSQSSSPEREIKSSSRAGKQSPRPSASPDRRQQSRVSKRDPSGSPPRERVKRKAAAKRSSSEGKSPEPPARKARRSPSVQEQESPKKSPSASPPPQPKKESSNEEQEKTDEKESKGEKKKKHKKHKKHGSSKHKHKRSKHKKRKDKDKSPASESVDEDDTETLEKKLREKALQSMQRHNKSPDAHPQPDDD from the exons ATGGCGGATGCAGGGTTCTTTCGA GGCACAAGTGCGGAGCAGGACAATAGGTTCCTTGACAAACAGAAGAAGTTACTGAAGTCCATGCGTTTTGACGATATCCTGAATAAAAAG GTGGATATGGAGAAGGTAAATCTGGATGTAATAAAACCATGGATTACAAAAAAACTGATTGAAATTCTTGGTTTTGAGGATGATGTTGTCATGCAGTATGTTTTGAATATGCTAGAGTCTGAAAAG AGTCCAGATCCAAGATCTATGCAAATAAACATCACTGGATTTCTGCAAGGAAAGAATGCCAGAGAATTTATGAAAGAGTTGTGGACTCTGCTTGTGAGTGCACAAGAAAATATTGGAGGCATTCCTTCTTCATtgttagaaaagaaaaaagaagaaatcaagCAACGAAAG ctGGAACAAGAGCGTATTCAAGCAAATCTTCAGAAATACCATGGTGATCAACAGCAAACTGAACCAGATAGCACGGCCACAGATGATAACATAGCCAATGAAAATGGATCTGCGGCTGCATCGCAAGACATCACTGAGGAAATCAGAAAAGCTAAAGAAGTTGCACAGTCACTGGCAGGAAAAGAA AGCTCTTCTAAAAAAGATCAAGAGAGGTCTAAAGGTAACTCTGGTCACTCAGACAGCAGTGACAGTGATGACGAGGTAGAGTCTAGGAAAAAGAAAGAGTCGCGCAAGAGTGGGGAAGAAAAAGATGAGACTGAAGCTCCATTGTTAGCaaaagtaaagaaagaaaaagatgaGGAAGAGAGGTCAAGAAGCAAGTTCCTTCAACCAAAATGGAGATCACGCCTGTTGTCGTCAGCTGCTAGGCCTGCCAGCAGGGATAAAGATGGATGGGACAATGAGCATGACCAAAATGTAGCAGTGGCCAAAAATCCAGACATCAATGTTGTGTTGACTGGAGATTCGATTATCAAAGGTCTTAGTCGATACCCACGAATATGGAGGAAGTATTTTGCACCTCTGAAGTCGCTTAACTTCGGCATTGGTGGTGACAGAACACAGCATGTTCTATGGCGTCTTCAAAATGGTGAAATAGAGTGTGATGCTAAAGTTACTGTGGTGCTTTGTGGCACAAACAATATTGACAAAAACAGTCCCAGTGAAATTGCCCAAGGAATACTAGCCATTGTAGATTATATTCGGAAAAAAAAGCCAAATATGAGCATCATTGTTTGTGGCATCCTCCCAAGAGATTTACACCCTAGTATACGTCGGGAAAACATTGAAGAAGTCAATGATGAACTCTTTCAGTACATAAGCTATTCTGAAGAGCTGGCTGATGAGATTGTGATTTTCTTGGCACCTGAAAAAGGCTGGACTACAAAGGGAGGACAACTAGATCAGTCTCTGTACTTTACAGACCACTTGCACCTTGTGGAAGATGGAAACGAGAAGCTTGCCAAATCAATTTGTCGGTTAGTTAAGGAGCTTCTCAAAGCTGACGAAGACAATGCTGTGTCTCAAAAGAGGCTTGTCAAG CAAAAGGAAATAGAAGATACTGAGAAGGCTAAAAAag AAGCTGCTGTCGAAAAGGAAGTCAA GAGAGAACGTTCCAGTTCCCGTTCAAGATCACGCTCTCGTTCTGGGGGTAGAGAAGCAAAAAGAACACGTGATAAGAAAGGGCGCAGGCGCAGTAGGTCCAAGTCCTCTGCGTCCCGCTCGCGATCCCGATCTTTCTCCTCATCAAGGTCACGCAGCCGAGAAAAGCGAAGACGTTCTCGGTCGCGTTCCCCACGTCGTGTGTCTTCCTACAGCAGAAAACGATGGTCACCTTACAGACGCCGTAGGACTCCATCTCCTAGAAGATGGTCTCCGCCTAGACGAAGATCACCCCCTCGCCGAAG GTCTCGCTCTCGTTCTCCACGACGAAAGGCACCCCGTTCACCTTCTCCTCGCAAACGGTCACGCACGGAATCAGCTTCGTCACACTCACGGTCACGCTCCGCTAGCTTTAGTTCACGTTCATCACGCTCCCGCTCAGGTTCTGTTGAAAAGGAGAAGAAagataaaggaaaagaaaaggaaattgaaaaaggaaaggagaaaGATAAAGAGGAGGAAAAGGATAAGGAAATAGTGACAGAAAAAGAACAATCTATTAGTCTTGAGAAAAGTAAAGAAGCAGAGTCGTCCCCAGTCCCCCCTCCAACACACCACCGCTCATCTTACAAAAAGCAGGAGCAAGAGCAATCACCAGTCAAACAACCTTCGCCTTCGTCCTCCTCGGCCTCTCCCTCGCCTCCGCCGCCCCCAGTGAAGGAAGAGAAGGAAGAAAAGGAGGAAAAAGAGAGGTCGCCACCTGTCCCGAAATCAAAGAAGACAACTAATCGCCGCTATCGGAAGCATTCTCCATCGCCATCTTCCTCAGAGGGTGAGTGGTCGCCCGAGAGAAAGAAAACCGATTCCTCTAAAGATCACAGAAGGGAAAGAGAACGAAGTGGATCCCCACAAGAGAGGAGAAGAAAACGGAGGGATTCTTCACCCTCTCCTAGAAGAAAGCGTCGGAATTCGTCCCCCTCACCGAGAAGAAAGCGAAGGGACGTTTCGCGttcaccaccaccaccaccaccaccaccgaGGCGGAAGCCAAGGGAGTATTCGCGGTCGCCATCACCCCCTCGACGAAGATATCAAGAGGCGCGTTCACCTCCTAGAAGGAGAAGAAAATCAGATTATTCCCCGTCACCCCCTCCCAGGGAAAGACGCCGACGCCCAGACCCTTCACCATCTCGCAGCAGGGAGAGACGAAAGGAAGCAACTCCACCAGCGCGCAGGCGCCACCGATCAAGCTCTTCGCCACCTGTTACTCGTAGAGTAGATTCGTCACCACCTATGGGTCGTCGTGGTGGCGATGGGTTAAGGTCGGAAGAAAAAGTCTCTAAAGAGCGCCGCCGATCACCCGAGAAAGTAGCTGGAAGGAGACGGAAGCGCTCTGATCGATCACAGTCTCGATCATCATCTGGCTCACGGGAGCCTCCGCAGAAACCCCAGGAGGACACGGAGCCTGCGAAGAAGACCAAATCACGTCAAGCCAGACAATCAGCGTCTTCATCCGCATCCCCCGAGCCAACGTCTGCCAAAAAGAAATCACGCGAGACTCGGGAATCTCCTCGCAGAAGCCTCTCCAAGGAGGTGTCCACAGGGAAAGGAGAAGGAAAGAAGCGATCAAGGTCGTCATCACCTGTGACGACCTCACGCGACCGCAAACGAGTGGAACGTAAATCGGCCTCCTTGTCGCCCGAGAG acaAAAAAGTCGAACATCGGCCCAAGTTTCATCAGCTTCGCCCGCCCGTAAAACCAAGTCCCGAGCCAAAAGGTCGGCTTCACCCTCTCCAGCACACCCTAAGGCCGCCCGGTCACGTGCCTCAAAACGGTCTCAATCATCCTCGCCCGAGCGCGAAATAAAATCGAGCTCCCGCGCTGGCAAACAATCACCCAGGCCGTCTGCTTCACCTGATCGTCGTCAGCAGTCCCGCGTTTCCAAGAGGGATCCCTCGGGATCCCCTCCCCGTGAGCGAGTCAAGCGAAAAGCAGCGGCGAAGAGGTCCTCAAGTGAGGGTAAGTCGCCAGAGCCCCCGGCAAGGAAGGCCCGCCGGAGCCCCTCTGTACAAGAACAGGAGTCGCCCAAGAAATCTCCAAGTGCTTCACCACCTCCTCAACCTAAG AAGGAAAGCTCGAACGAGGAACAAGAAAAGACAGATGAGAAGGAGTCCAAgggagaaaagaagaaaaagcacaAGAAGCACAAGAAACATGGCTCATCAAAACACAAACACAAGCGTTCCAAACACAAGAAGCGGAAAGACAAAGACAAGTCGCCAGCG TCAGAAAGTGTGGACGAAGACGACACAGAAACCTTGGAGAAAAAACTTCGAGAAAAAGCATTGCAGTCCATGCAAAGACACAACAAATCGCCAGATGCTCATCCTCAACCAGATGACGATTGA
- the LOC137996947 gene encoding serine/arginine repetitive matrix protein 1-like isoform X3 — protein MADAGFFRGTSAEQDNRFLDKQKKLLKSMRFDDILNKKVDMEKVNLDVIKPWITKKLIEILGFEDDVVMQYVLNMLESEKSPDPRSMQINITGFLQGKNAREFMKELWTLLVSAQENIGGIPSSLLEKKKEEIKQRKLEQERIQANLQKYHGDQQQTEPDSTATDDNIANENGSAAASQDITEEIRKAKEVAQSLAGKEQKEIEDTEKAKKEAAVEKEVKRERSSSRSRSRSRSGGREAKRTRDKKGRRRSRSKSSASRSRSRSFSSSRSRSREKRRRSRSRSPRRVSSYSRKRWSPYRRRRTPSPRRWSPPRRRSPPRRRSRSRSPRRKAPRSPSPRKRSRTESASSHSRSRSASFSSRSSRSRSGSVEKEKKDKGKEKEIEKGKEKDKEEEKDKEIVTEKEQSISLEKSKEAESSPVPPPTHHRSSYKKQEQEQSPVKQPSPSSSSASPSPPPPPVKEEKEEKEEKERSPPVPKSKKTTNRRYRKHSPSPSSSEGEWSPERKKTDSSKDHRRERERSGSPQERRRKRRDSSPSPRRKRRNSSPSPRRKRRDVSRSPPPPPPPPRRKPREYSRSPSPPRRRYQEARSPPRRRRKSDYSPSPPPRERRRRPDPSPSRSRERRKEATPPARRRHRSSSSPPVTRRVDSSPPMGRRGGDGLRSEEKVSKERRRSPEKVAGRRRKRSDRSQSRSSSGSREPPQKPQEDTEPAKKTKSRQARQSASSSASPEPTSAKKKSRETRESPRRSLSKEVSTGKGEGKKRSRSSSPVTTSRDRKRVERKSASLSPERQKSRTSAQVSSASPARKTKSRAKRSASPSPAHPKAARSRASKRSQSSSPEREIKSSSRAGKQSPRPSASPDRRQQSRVSKRDPSGSPPRERVKRKAAAKRSSSEGKSPEPPARKARRSPSVQEQESPKKSPSASPPPQPKKESSNEEQEKTDEKESKGEKKKKHKKHKKHGSSKHKHKRSKHKKRKDKDKSPAQSESVDEDDTETLEKKLREKALQSMQRHNKSPDAHPQPDDD, from the exons ATGGCGGATGCAGGGTTCTTTCGA GGCACAAGTGCGGAGCAGGACAATAGGTTCCTTGACAAACAGAAGAAGTTACTGAAGTCCATGCGTTTTGACGATATCCTGAATAAAAAG GTGGATATGGAGAAGGTAAATCTGGATGTAATAAAACCATGGATTACAAAAAAACTGATTGAAATTCTTGGTTTTGAGGATGATGTTGTCATGCAGTATGTTTTGAATATGCTAGAGTCTGAAAAG AGTCCAGATCCAAGATCTATGCAAATAAACATCACTGGATTTCTGCAAGGAAAGAATGCCAGAGAATTTATGAAAGAGTTGTGGACTCTGCTTGTGAGTGCACAAGAAAATATTGGAGGCATTCCTTCTTCATtgttagaaaagaaaaaagaagaaatcaagCAACGAAAG ctGGAACAAGAGCGTATTCAAGCAAATCTTCAGAAATACCATGGTGATCAACAGCAAACTGAACCAGATAGCACGGCCACAGATGATAACATAGCCAATGAAAATGGATCTGCGGCTGCATCGCAAGACATCACTGAGGAAATCAGAAAAGCTAAAGAAGTTGCACAGTCACTGGCAGGAAAAGAA CAAAAGGAAATAGAAGATACTGAGAAGGCTAAAAAag AAGCTGCTGTCGAAAAGGAAGTCAA GAGAGAACGTTCCAGTTCCCGTTCAAGATCACGCTCTCGTTCTGGGGGTAGAGAAGCAAAAAGAACACGTGATAAGAAAGGGCGCAGGCGCAGTAGGTCCAAGTCCTCTGCGTCCCGCTCGCGATCCCGATCTTTCTCCTCATCAAGGTCACGCAGCCGAGAAAAGCGAAGACGTTCTCGGTCGCGTTCCCCACGTCGTGTGTCTTCCTACAGCAGAAAACGATGGTCACCTTACAGACGCCGTAGGACTCCATCTCCTAGAAGATGGTCTCCGCCTAGACGAAGATCACCCCCTCGCCGAAG GTCTCGCTCTCGTTCTCCACGACGAAAGGCACCCCGTTCACCTTCTCCTCGCAAACGGTCACGCACGGAATCAGCTTCGTCACACTCACGGTCACGCTCCGCTAGCTTTAGTTCACGTTCATCACGCTCCCGCTCAGGTTCTGTTGAAAAGGAGAAGAAagataaaggaaaagaaaaggaaattgaaaaaggaaaggagaaaGATAAAGAGGAGGAAAAGGATAAGGAAATAGTGACAGAAAAAGAACAATCTATTAGTCTTGAGAAAAGTAAAGAAGCAGAGTCGTCCCCAGTCCCCCCTCCAACACACCACCGCTCATCTTACAAAAAGCAGGAGCAAGAGCAATCACCAGTCAAACAACCTTCGCCTTCGTCCTCCTCGGCCTCTCCCTCGCCTCCGCCGCCCCCAGTGAAGGAAGAGAAGGAAGAAAAGGAGGAAAAAGAGAGGTCGCCACCTGTCCCGAAATCAAAGAAGACAACTAATCGCCGCTATCGGAAGCATTCTCCATCGCCATCTTCCTCAGAGGGTGAGTGGTCGCCCGAGAGAAAGAAAACCGATTCCTCTAAAGATCACAGAAGGGAAAGAGAACGAAGTGGATCCCCACAAGAGAGGAGAAGAAAACGGAGGGATTCTTCACCCTCTCCTAGAAGAAAGCGTCGGAATTCGTCCCCCTCACCGAGAAGAAAGCGAAGGGACGTTTCGCGttcaccaccaccaccaccaccaccaccgaGGCGGAAGCCAAGGGAGTATTCGCGGTCGCCATCACCCCCTCGACGAAGATATCAAGAGGCGCGTTCACCTCCTAGAAGGAGAAGAAAATCAGATTATTCCCCGTCACCCCCTCCCAGGGAAAGACGCCGACGCCCAGACCCTTCACCATCTCGCAGCAGGGAGAGACGAAAGGAAGCAACTCCACCAGCGCGCAGGCGCCACCGATCAAGCTCTTCGCCACCTGTTACTCGTAGAGTAGATTCGTCACCACCTATGGGTCGTCGTGGTGGCGATGGGTTAAGGTCGGAAGAAAAAGTCTCTAAAGAGCGCCGCCGATCACCCGAGAAAGTAGCTGGAAGGAGACGGAAGCGCTCTGATCGATCACAGTCTCGATCATCATCTGGCTCACGGGAGCCTCCGCAGAAACCCCAGGAGGACACGGAGCCTGCGAAGAAGACCAAATCACGTCAAGCCAGACAATCAGCGTCTTCATCCGCATCCCCCGAGCCAACGTCTGCCAAAAAGAAATCACGCGAGACTCGGGAATCTCCTCGCAGAAGCCTCTCCAAGGAGGTGTCCACAGGGAAAGGAGAAGGAAAGAAGCGATCAAGGTCGTCATCACCTGTGACGACCTCACGCGACCGCAAACGAGTGGAACGTAAATCGGCCTCCTTGTCGCCCGAGAG acaAAAAAGTCGAACATCGGCCCAAGTTTCATCAGCTTCGCCCGCCCGTAAAACCAAGTCCCGAGCCAAAAGGTCGGCTTCACCCTCTCCAGCACACCCTAAGGCCGCCCGGTCACGTGCCTCAAAACGGTCTCAATCATCCTCGCCCGAGCGCGAAATAAAATCGAGCTCCCGCGCTGGCAAACAATCACCCAGGCCGTCTGCTTCACCTGATCGTCGTCAGCAGTCCCGCGTTTCCAAGAGGGATCCCTCGGGATCCCCTCCCCGTGAGCGAGTCAAGCGAAAAGCAGCGGCGAAGAGGTCCTCAAGTGAGGGTAAGTCGCCAGAGCCCCCGGCAAGGAAGGCCCGCCGGAGCCCCTCTGTACAAGAACAGGAGTCGCCCAAGAAATCTCCAAGTGCTTCACCACCTCCTCAACCTAAG AAGGAAAGCTCGAACGAGGAACAAGAAAAGACAGATGAGAAGGAGTCCAAgggagaaaagaagaaaaagcacaAGAAGCACAAGAAACATGGCTCATCAAAACACAAACACAAGCGTTCCAAACACAAGAAGCGGAAAGACAAAGACAAGTCGCCAGCG CAGTCAGAAAGTGTGGACGAAGACGACACAGAAACCTTGGAGAAAAAACTTCGAGAAAAAGCATTGCAGTCCATGCAAAGACACAACAAATCGCCAGATGCTCATCCTCAACCAGATGACGATTGA